The following proteins are co-located in the Nerophis lumbriciformis linkage group LG22, RoL_Nlum_v2.1, whole genome shotgun sequence genome:
- the LOC133615092 gene encoding uncharacterized protein — translation MDAAETASCTAAGADNATYSGPDSDEPDENDADWRLIDHHVTLSSDSENESDSDCFEDILRSGLFYLQNSFCYWPKPNPTHSRIRRAEIPDKEVWDRLPIRVFRKTLTEDFDKALQYEKQAEMFSSPEEEEMSTKWSHITPERYRNDEEDVFDADGEEEIRPKKKCRKEKLQILIQAPPLPVLPPLNFPNFSEYQTTSASTSQYYTTPRHPGRPHSPARSSTYRLSPDRNHASSSSQYQTTPASTSQYQTTPRSSRNALESELFQLNMKVKKNS, via the exons ATGGATGCTGCGGAGACTGCTTCCTGCACTGCCGCGGGTGCTGACAATGCCACCTACAGTGGCCCTGATAGTGATGAGCCTGATGAAAATGATGCTGATTGGAGACTAATCGACCATCATGTCACCTTGTCATCTGATTCAGAAAATGAGAGTGATAGTGACTGCTTTGAAGATATTTTGAGGTCTGGATTATTTTATCTTCAGAATAGCTTCTGCTATTGGCCAAAGCCAAATCCTACCCACTCCAGAATCCGGAGAGCTGAGATTCCTGACAAAGAAGTCTGGGATAGGCTGCCAATTCGGGTTTTCAGGAAAACATTGACTG AAGACTTTGACAAGGCCCTTCAATATGAAAAACAAGCTGAAATGTTTTCGAGCCCAGAGGAAGAAGAAATGTCAACCAAATGGAGCCACATCACCCCTGAACGTTATAGAAACGATGAGGAAGATGTGTTTGATGCTGACG GCGAAGAGGAAATTCGGccaaaaaagaagtgcagaaaagaGAAATTACAGATCCTCATCCAGGCACCCCCACTGCCAGTGCTCccaccattgaactttccaaacTTCAGCGAGTACCAGACCACTTCAGCCAGTACCAGCCAATACTACACCACTCCAAGGCATCCAGGCCGACCTCACAGCCCAGCGAGAAGCAGCACTTACAGGCTCAGTCCAGACAGGAATCATGCATCCAGCTCAAGCCAGTACCAAACCACTCCAGCCAGTACGAGTCAGTACCAGACCACTCCAAGAAGCAGCAGGAATGCCCTTGAAAGTGAAC ttttccagttaaacatgaaagttaaaaaaaatagttga